One Brassica napus cultivar Da-Ae chromosome C2, Da-Ae, whole genome shotgun sequence DNA window includes the following coding sequences:
- the LOC106430493 gene encoding elongation factor 1-alpha 1, with protein MGKEKFHINIVVIGHVDSGKSTTTGHLIYKLGGIDKRVIERFEKEAAEMNKRSFKYAWVLDKLKAERERGITIDIALWKFETTKYYCTVIDAPGHRDFIKNMITGTSQADCAVLIIDSTTGGFEAGISKDGQTREHALLAFTLGVKQMICCCNKMDATTPKYSKARYDEIIKEVSSYLKKVGYNPDKIPFVPISGFEGDNMIERSTNLDWYKGPTLLEALDQINEPKRPSDKPLRLPLQDVYKIGGIGTVPVGRVETGMLKPGMVVTFAPSGLTTEVKSVEMHHESLVEALPGDNVGFNVKNVAVKDLKRGYVASNSKDDPAKGAANFTSQVIIMNHPGQIGNGYAPVLDCHTSHIAVKFSEILTKIDRRSGKEIEKEPKFLKNGDAGMVKMTPTKPMVVETFSEYPPLGRFAVRDMRQTVAVGVIKSVDKKDPTGAKVTKAAVKKGAK; from the exons ATGGGTAAAGAGAAGTTTCACATCAACATTGTGGTCATTGGCCATGTCGACTCTGGCAAATCGACCACTACCGGTCACTTGATCTACAAGCTTGGTGGTATTGACAAGCGTGTCATCGAGAGGTTTGAGAAGGAGGCTGCTGAGATGAACAAGAGGTCCTTCAAGTACGCGTGGGTGTTGGACAAACTTAAGGCCGAGCGTGAGCGTGGTATCACCATTGACATTGCTCTCTGGAAGTTCGAGACCACCAAGTACTACTGCACCGTCATTGATGCCCCTGGTCATCGTGATTTCATCAAGAACATGATTACTGGTACCTCCCAGGCTGATTGTGCTGTCCTCATCATTGACTCCACCACTGGTGGTTTTGAGGCTGGTATCTCCAAGGATGGCCAGACTCGTGAGCATGCTCTTCTTGCTTTCACCCTTGGTGTCAAGCAAATGATTTGCTGCTGTAACAAG ATGGATGCCACAACCCCCAAGTACTCCAAGGCTAGGTACGATGAGATCATCAAGGAGGTGTCTTCCTACTTGAAGAAGGTTGGGTACAACCCTGACAAAATCCCATTCGTCCCCATCTCCGGATTCGAGGGTGACAACATGATTGAGAGGTCCACCAACCTTGACTGGTACAAGGGACCAACTCTCCTTGAGGCTCTTGACCAGATCAACGAGCCAAAGAGGCCTTCAGACAAGCCCCTGCGTCTACCACTTCAGGATGTCTACAAGATCGGTGGTATTGGAACGGTGCCAGTGGGTCGTGTTGAGACTGGTATGCTCAAGCCCGGCATGGTTGTCACATTCGCTCCTTCAGGGTTGACCACTGAGGTCAAGTCCGTTGAGATGCACCACGAGTCTCTTGTGGAGGCACTTCCAGGTGACAACGTCGGATTCAATGTTAAGAACGTTGCCGTCAAGGATCTTAAGCGTGGGTATGTTGCATCCAACTCTAAGGATGACCCTGCCAAGGGTGCTGCTAACTTCACTTCCCAGGTCATCATCATGAACCACCCTGGTCAGATCGGTAACGGTTACGCCCCAGTGCTTGATTGCCACACCTCCCACATTGCAGTCAAGTTTTCTGAGATCCTCACCAAGATTGACAGGCGATCTGGTAAAGAGATCGAGAAGGAGCCTAAATttttgaagaatggagatgCTGGTATGGTGAAGATGACTCCAACCAAGCCCATGGTTGTTGAGACTTTCTCAGAGTACCCACCATTGGGGCGTTTTGCTGTTAGGGACATGAGGCAGACCGTGGCTGTTGGTGTCATCAAGAGTGTTGACAAGAAGGATCCAACCGGTGCCAAGGTCACCAAGGCTGCAGTCAAGAAGGGTGCCAAATGA
- the LOC106430472 gene encoding exonuclease V, chloroplastic isoform X1, which yields MAESHSESTSDSLTTTSSTPDQSATIPISAPRPHHVPEIPIEIISEEEMAILDAAFAATRSFLPSAIRSASAASPSRIIAGEISNTARSITMFSKRKLSACSSDIEDSLLHRFRKNQALGVTDLTGTEWCEKQMENVLCLGRRKVSKAMKLGQARHLELEEEVVKRVRVKVESNEDKWALKLLSSIAGVNQFLFEGRTRELLLVGFVGGQWIVGVIDEVRKASAEDSSDTGPLLIDTKTRGRDTLPAEPQRRNGRLQVMLYKLLWDTVVREEFPATRFFNYFALNRHEVLSQDVRDNIADAGIPAQTLEEIVRYYESTFKMLPIANDQLLLRYEFQKDRSIIAEIRFTHDPEWVMRKYKEVIAFWRSEREAEYTPEEERWKCRYCQFAKSCPGNPSLQSSAPSSPPREPRPLAS from the exons ATGGCCGAGTCACACTCCGAGTCAACCTCCGACTCGCTCACCACCACATCCTCAACCCCCGATCAATCCGCAACTATCCCTATATCAGCCCCAAGACCTCACCATGTCCCCGAGATCCCAATCGAGATCATCAGCGAAGAAGAAATGGCCATCCTCGACGCAGCGTTCGCCGCCACGCGCTCCTTCCTCCCTTCCGCGATCCGCTCGGCTTCTGCTGCTTCTCCGTCGCGGATCATCGCCGGCGAAATCTCCAACACTGCCCGTTCGATAACGATGTTCTCCAAAAGGAAACTCTCTGCTTGCTCCTCGGATATCGAAGACTCCCTTCTGCATCGGTTTAGAAAGAATCAAGCGCTGGGTGTCACGGATCTCACCGGCACT gaATGGTGTGAGAAGCAGATGGAGAATGTTCTTTGTTTAGGCAGGAGAAAAGTGAGCAAAGCTATGAAGCTTGGTCAAGCTCGTCActtggagcttgaagaagag GTAGTTAAAAGGGTTCGAGTAAAAGTTGAATCAAACGAAGATAAGTGGGCCTTGAAGCTACTCAGTTCCATTGCTGGCGTTAATCAGTTCTTGTTCGAAGGACGAACTCGTGAATTGCTACT CGTAGGATTTGTTGGAGGTCAGTGGATTGTGGGGGTTATTGATGAGGTTAGAAAGGCATCTGCAGAAGACTCTTCTGATACTGGACCGTTATTGATAGATACCAAGACTCGAGGTCGGGACACACTTCCAGCTGAGCCACAAAGAAGGAATGGAAG GCTACAGGTAATGCTTTACAAGCTTCTATGGGACACTGTTGTCAGAGAAGAGTTCCCGGCCACACGTTTTTTCAACTACTTTGCTTTAAACCGCCACGAGGTCTTGTCTCAAGATGTCAGAGATAACATTGCCGATGCAGGAATCCCAGCACAG ACTCTTGAAGAGATAGTTAGGTACTATGAAAGCACTTTTAAGATGCTTCCGATTGCGAATGATCAGTTACTACTACG GTATGAGTTTCAGAAAGACCGATCTATAATAGCTGAGATCAGATTCACTCATGATCCTGAGTGGGTGATGCGCAAATACAAAGAAGTCATTGCGTTTTGGAGAAGTGAAAGAGAAGCTGAGTACACTCCTGAAGAAGAACGTTGGAAATGTCGTTATTGCCAATTTGCTAAGTCTTGCCCTGGAAACCCAAGTCTTCAATCTTCTGCTCCGAGCTCACCACCGAGAGAGCCTCGTCCTTTAGCAAGCTAA
- the LOC106430472 gene encoding exonuclease V, chloroplastic isoform X2 translates to MAESHSESTSDSLTTTSSTPDQSATIPISAPRPHHVPEIPIEIISEEEMAILDAAFAATRSFLPSAIRSASAASPSRIIAGEISNTARSITMFSKRKLSACSSDIEDSLLHRFRKNQALGVTDLTGTEWCEKQMENVLCLGRRKVSKAMKLGQARHLELEEEVVKRVRVKVESNEDKWALKLLSSIAGVNQFLFEGRTRELLL, encoded by the exons ATGGCCGAGTCACACTCCGAGTCAACCTCCGACTCGCTCACCACCACATCCTCAACCCCCGATCAATCCGCAACTATCCCTATATCAGCCCCAAGACCTCACCATGTCCCCGAGATCCCAATCGAGATCATCAGCGAAGAAGAAATGGCCATCCTCGACGCAGCGTTCGCCGCCACGCGCTCCTTCCTCCCTTCCGCGATCCGCTCGGCTTCTGCTGCTTCTCCGTCGCGGATCATCGCCGGCGAAATCTCCAACACTGCCCGTTCGATAACGATGTTCTCCAAAAGGAAACTCTCTGCTTGCTCCTCGGATATCGAAGACTCCCTTCTGCATCGGTTTAGAAAGAATCAAGCGCTGGGTGTCACGGATCTCACCGGCACT gaATGGTGTGAGAAGCAGATGGAGAATGTTCTTTGTTTAGGCAGGAGAAAAGTGAGCAAAGCTATGAAGCTTGGTCAAGCTCGTCActtggagcttgaagaagag GTAGTTAAAAGGGTTCGAGTAAAAGTTGAATCAAACGAAGATAAGTGGGCCTTGAAGCTACTCAGTTCCATTGCTGGCGTTAATCAGTTCTTGTTCGAAGGACGAACTCGTGAATTGCTACTGTGA